The Lolium rigidum isolate FL_2022 chromosome 1, APGP_CSIRO_Lrig_0.1, whole genome shotgun sequence region tccagcaaacttcaGGCAATAtttgcactgttacattcgccgcgcagccttccgaaactcaacactccagccagatcaagaaTGACCAACCTCGGTCAGTtcttcatcttcgcacaagagaaaccctaggaccaccgcgttTATTCGCGAGACTGGCAGGCCCCCACGCCGCTAGTCCTCTCCTTGACGGAACCGAAGAGGAAGGAGGAAGTCCAGCGCCATGGCTGAAGTCAACGGCGTCCCGAGAACAGCCATAGACCACACAACACCGGCCCTGGCTTAACCCATCTGGTCAAGATCGGCCTCACGGCCTAGATCTCGCCCGAGGGCGCAGTTCACCGACGTGCCCGCCGAAGTCGCGCCGCCGATGTACCGCCTCCTCCTCATCAACCCTCGACGAGATCCTCAGACCTCGGCCAGTGACGACTGCGTTGCTCTTTGCCCCCACCAGCGAATCCCCAACTCCCGAGAGAAGCCGTCGGGCAACACCtctccatccccaccgccgttgacGGGAAGGAGGCCGCTACCACCGCCGGCGAGGGCGACGGTGGCCATAGGGGTAGAGGGTGGAGGGTGGAGGCAACGCCTCCAGAGTCGCTCGGGAGAGAGCGACCCGGAAGGGACGTCAACCTAACTCAACTGGTTGGTGGAGTGGATATACAAACCCAGTACCTGAGTTCAAATCCCCACAAACGCGAATTTAGGTTCCTGTTTATACTTGAGACCCAGACTGGTcctggtactcatgcaatttatttTGAAGACTATGTTTTAATCTTAActaagattaaaaatcttagtactcatgctaaatggatgtgtgcatccttaattggtgtagagGAAGAGAAGTGAAAATGATATTTAATACTCTTGTTTCAAAAACTAAACTTTATCCTATATCAATGATGTGGACCATGCGATCCACATATCAAAGTTTGATCAAGGCAAAATGgtgcgaagatcatcatcaaactTTGGAAGTACTGTAATTTATATTGCTAGAGGTGTTAGAAATATTTCCAGACAGTAATTTAGAACAGTCATAAACCGGATTTTGCAGCTACGAAACCATCCAAATCTCAGATGATTTTATATTTGCAAATTGAAAACAAATGAATTAGTTGAGAACTACTGCCTCTATTCCAAGTTAAACGTCGTAacttttttattttaaaacaagCAAATTTACGGAAAATGTTCATGTGCAATGTTTCCGATGGAGATGGGCTCATTGGGGTCGCCATGTCGCCCTCACCACAGCCGTTTGAGCCTTGTGAGCCACCCGCCTTTGTGCACCGAGAAAAACGAGAAAAAAGGATAGTACCTTTGAGCGCCGAGAGCTGGGCGGTGAGGTCCTCGGAAGGGGCTTCCGGAAGGGCAGCTGTGAAAAAGACTTGTGAGTATAAtttgaaaagaaaaaagcaaCCGGTACAAATAGACGACGGAGAATGAAAACTCACCTTGACACTTGCTGTGGGCCTCAGAGAGataccggtgctcccacagaagctcctcgaagagctgcttccgggcgtcCAGCGTGCCCTGTCCAAAGAAAAGTACCGGTAAGGCTATGCCGGCAGTATACTTCaggaaagtttcgcgctaagagctgcgttctcaacccgaaactcgaggactggctatgccggttttttgtgtttctaagggagtttcgcgctaagagctgcgttctcaacccgaaactcggggactagctatgccggttttttgtattTCTAagggagtttcgcgctaagagctgcgttctcaaccccgaaactcggggactggctatgccggttttttgtgtttctaggggagtttcgcgctaagagctgcgttctcaacccgaaactcggggactggctatgccggttttctgTGTTTctaagaaagtttcgcgctaagaactgcgttctcaacccgaaactcgggaactGGGAAGATATACATATAAACCGGAAGAGTGAAAACCGGCATAAATTTAAAGAGCTTTGAAGTTTGTactacttaccaccacgttgctgttGGCGTCGTGACAAGCCAAGTCAAACTCCTTGACGGCGCGCCTAAGCCGGCTCAGGTGTTGGGCGGAGTTCCGCGGGCCGGAAGGATCAACAACTGGCAGCTTCTCCTTGCTCAAGCCGCGAGTGGCCGGGGACAGGTCCGCCAGGTTCCACTTTTCGGCATAGGCCTGCAGCGGGCCCAGGTTGACCTCGCCGCGGGTGAGCTCAGTAATCCGGCCCAGCTGGGCTGAGGCCGTCTCACTGGCTGtaacggcggcgcggccggcatggAGAACCATCGACCGTGAGCCGGAGGAAGGAGTGGTTGCCGCCGTGACCACCGCAGCAAGTTCCTGGGCGGTGAGCTTGGCGCCCTCCGGAGGTGTTGGCTTGGCGGCGGCTGGCTTGCCGGTAGGGGCAGCCGGAGGAGGTGCTGGCGTGTCCTTGGATGGTGCGGAAGCATCCGGTGCTTCCTTTGCCGGTGgtgagcttgccggcgcggaagagtccggcacggtcttggagggggaagaggcagtggccttcttcttcttggggGTCGAGGGAACCGGAGGTTCCACCCGCCCGGTTTCTTGggtgccggcgccgatgttgctggcgccggtgtcttcaaCTTCTGGAGGGGAAGGTAAATCCTCCTCCGCGTGGTGATGGGAAGtttcaggggccgcgcgccccgcacttgtgttgCCTCCCCGAGAGGAGGCAGGAGATTTGCTGGCACCAGATGATACCGGActtggttgaggaggaggtgaggccctGGCGGCGTCCTCGGAGGTCTCCGGCCTCATGCCGGTGGCGCTCCTGGTGAGGCTAAGCGCAGGCCTAAAAAGGTAAAGAAAAGAGAGAGTTAGAAAAAGCAACCGGATGAAGAAAGTCTCAAGCAGAAGACAAAGGAAAGGAGAAAATCCGGAAGCTTACCCGGTAGCGACCGGAAGTTGTTTCCGGTACCGCTTGGTGGTGTAGGGCTTGCCTCCATCCTTCCAGGAGTGCTTGGCAAGTGGAGCCTCGCTGGAGCCGGCTTCGGGcaccggagccttgttcttctggccccgAGAAGCGAGattgtccaggaactcctggccaacctcggcctgcagcggggtaGCGCGCTCCACTACCTGGGGGGTTGCGCTGGCTGAGCTGGGGTCTACAGAGAAACAACATAAAAGAAGCCGGATGAACAAGATACCTTGAGAATAATGACCTCCTCGTCTGAACCGGAACCGTTTGCCGGCTGAGGAGCGggaaagttaccggggcgcgaggtatGGGTCCGGCCCATCTTGTGTTTACCCCCGAAcacgtaaggatccgggtccacAGTGTCCAAGGGGCGCTTGTGGCAAGGACCTCGCACCTCCTTGGTAATCCGAGGAAACCGTTCAAGAGCCTGAAAGAAGAGAAAACCAGTTATTTACACATCAGAAGTTACCGGAAACATCGATCCAGTTGTCTTAAGTTCTTACGGCGGCAGTTGGGGGATTGTTGAAGCTGAGAGGGAGAAGGCCCCAAGACCAGTTAACCGACATATCGGTCTGGCAgatctgcttggccttgaggACCACGTCGGTCTTGCTCAAGGTAAAGCTGGTCATCTTGGTTGGATCTCTACTGCCACTCATttggctcatcttgtgagcccgACGCTGAAGGGGGAgaacccggcgtgagatgaacacgcggatgatatcatcagcGCAAATGCCCGTATCTTTGTTGAGCTGCTCCATAAACCGCACAATCCGGTTGGTTTCAACATGTGTGATCCCCGGATTGTGTTTCCAGTTAGCCCTCAAAGGCGCGCCAGGGTTATAAGCCGGCAGGTTGATGAAATCAGCGTtgcccttgttcttcacataaaagaaggtctgttgccatgcccggcatgactccAGACCGGTAAACTTGTAAAAAGGGATCCCTTGGCGGGCGCTGATGATGCAAGCCCCACATTGAActgggggtttgggcttgggaagaTTTACGTCTTGgatcgagttgatccgaagaCAGAAGAAGTGAGCAAAAGCTTCAAGAGTAGGGGAGAccaatgtaggcctccatgaaagaaacatagcaagaaaggtaaaaaatggcattgccaggaagatgatgaggttggagttggtaaaaatcaagGAATTGGCGAAAGAAGTCTGACGCCggtaggccgaagccgcgctcaaagtgagaagAGAAAACTACATACTCTCCGGGTTCAGGCGCGGGCTCCACCTCATTGCCTGGAATCCGGCAAGACACCTGTGCCGGTATCCTACGGGAGCGGTACAGCCAATCGATTTCCGGCTGCTTTACATCAGAgcccttccaggctccgcgggtataCCCGGCCACGTTCACACCGgaaccttggccggagctgctggcctcctggccccttccggcaccggcttccggagaagaggaagaggcgtccatccgggcgagatccgcCTCGAGCCCGTCAGATGCTTGAGCGGAGGGGGTTTCCTCCCCGGAAGATGTAATGGGGCTCTCGCTGTGGTGACTGCTAGCGGAAGACTCCGTTAGGTATTCCTCAGAAGACATACCGGCATAAAATTGCCCAAATCTACCCACAAACAGGTTTCCCAGAATCTAGCCtctcgcgaagatctacgagtgagagaaaaagtaaaagaaaaggagGAGTAAATACACTACCAGCCCAAGAACGAGGAGGCAATAGGAACAGAATGTAGAGGCATTGATGCTAACCTGGGGCGACGGAGAGCGATGAAGATGACGGCCGCCGGAGATTGGGCGAGCAAGCAGATGGCGACGGTGAGAGAAGAGGAAGACGAACTGCCGGAGGCGCTCGCAGCAGGAAAGCTGAAGTCCTTCGAGGAGCCTCGGCGAGGCAAGGTCCTGCGGAGCTTTTTGGAGGAGTTCGCCGGTGAATGGAACTTCGACGACGGACGACGGCGAAGGGAGTGCAGAGAGCAATGGAGTGTTTTGAGACTTGGCGAATGCgggtgaagaagatgatgaaccGCCGCCCCCCTTATATAGAAGAGGGGTTCGTGGGcccgaaaccgctgggccgcggcgcttCGCCTCGTGGGCTGCCACGTGGCGCGGAGGTACACGCGTGAAAATAGGATGCCacaagggaggccacacggatccagaACGGCAGCGAGGATCCGGTGCGGTGCATTAAATGCGGGCGCAGAAGTcggagggaagtgacccctgacactgtggCGTCAGAcatagtgcgcatgtctctgacaagcATTTTTtccaagatattctcgacttcgccgaggagagtttAATGATAAAGATGCCGGAAAAGATCGGTATGAAAAGGAAAGTTCGGCAGAGATGCCGGAAGGTTTGAACTGGTTACcggaaggattaaaccggtacATTGAGTAAGGAGaaactggcatggtccgttggataggatccgccggactataccagcctcggggactaatgttggggggatgacccccggtatgccaaaggcatgcctaaCTTGCCTAGTTTAGGCTGGTtaggtaccggtttaatgtttatttcGGAACAATGAAGTTAAGCTTAAGGCTAAGTAAACCTGTGCCGGTATCCCAGGATGGGTATATCGGAATGGGCtgagaaggtaccggattaccggtacaagctgcactgtagcacgtcggcaagctggtcaaagattctctaaggaggtagaggacaaagatgagcgaagcacttcagctttaatcgaagctctgatgCCAAAAcagaggatgacgtaaaaggtaccggaggacgtcagcctccatgattaaagacataccagcgtcaccggtagccaaagaggctttgtaaagtagtttgtttagtcaaagatgccattagggtttcctagggtttcttccccggtaagccaccctctcccctatataaggagagggggcacaccctaaCGCGGGTACGTCTTATGTGAGAACTGATAGCCTGTAACCTAATTCGTTCATGGAATAAAGAGATCCAAAGTTGAGctagttcttgtgttcttcttcttcaatctctggccaaggccaagttcatcaggaGAGCATCCGGAAATCCATCCGGAATTCATCAccatataaccaaaaccctcccccgaatcctctagcgcacattcggccccaacttaaggcatcccatggcatctgtctgttcaccacgacgacactcctactggtcgataaaccttagttttttactgagggaaaactttctgcggtgctcatcatacattcctcttggggttccactcaacgttgcgcataaattctccttcatcaactccacgCTCAGcatggccccgacttgtcggcgagaaagGCTGATCATCGTcctgatcgcatcgtcttccgcgcgctgtaaaagcctgccgtcggccagtcttcgccggacgcgtCGCTTCCACGCGGCGGGTAAATGTCGTCGCCTCGAATTCACGTGCGgttccctctatttatcgcggaactGCCACGTCTGGCCGCATTCCAGCCGTTGGTACGGAGACGTCGGCCAGAGCAGCCAGCAGGCGTCGTCGCCCGAGGACGCCGGCCActccagcgacgatgacgacagcgactacacggcgttctaccgctatttcggcatgtagaatGCCAtccttttaattattttatattccCTCTCGCCGAGTTCAAATGTACTACGaatttggcctatatatgtacgaactcgcgtATATGtattaaatatctctaaattttgCCTATGTTTGAACGTATTTTGTCTGGTTATGTTTGAATTCGTCTATATTTGTTTATTTCCTTGGGCTCGCCGCTGGAAAAATGGGTCACCCCAGACCAAATTTTACATCCATCCGACgcgaaatagcgccggattttggTCTGAGGAGTCCGGCTGGAGATGCTTTTAGGAAAAGAAAAGTTCCACCATGAGACAAAAAAAACTTTTCCACCATATGTGCATTATCTTCTGATTTTTGTGTGTTAGTTCTAGTGGTTGGTGGCTGGTCTACTCAGTGATGACTATGCGGACTGAGAAGAAGACAACTTCATCTTGCTTACTGCAGCTAGCGTCTTCCTGCAAGAGAGCACAACAACCAGAGAGATAGGGCAGACCAGGATcatccaagaaatatccaagaactCCGATGGCTGATGAGTCATGGAGGCTGCCAAACTCTGTGCAGCAACTGGCTTCCACCGTGCAGGAACCACCAAGCAGGTACTTGCTTAGAGAGGATGAACCGCTTGGTAGGAACCTGGCTGGTACCGAGATGCCGGAGCCCATTCCAATGATCGATCTCGGCCTGCTGTCAGCATCCAACGATGCGGATGAAGCCGCCAAGCTGCGGTCAGCGTTGCTGACTTGGGGATTCTTCCAGGTGAGCCTTACTTGTGTGTCTACATTTTTGCTCATGGAGCAGTTGTTTTTCTTTAACACTCATTAGCCTACGTGACAAGGTTTCCAACCATGGAATGGAGGCCTCTCTAATGGATTCTGTGATGACTGCATCAAGGGATTTTTTTCGCCTACCGCTTGAAGAGAAAAGGAAGTACAGTAACCTAATAGATGGGAAACATTTCCAGATTGAAGGGTATGGAAATGACCAGGTGAAAACTCCAAATCAAAGACTGGACTGGTCCGATCGACTGCATCTTAAAGTTGAGCCAGAGGACGAGAGAAACCTTGACCATTGGCCCATACGTCCAGAATTTTTCAGGTGATCTATCAGTGATACATGTGTTCATATGGATCTAGCTTTGCTATCAATTTTGCACAATAGAGTTaatttgccctggtgctgattgcAGGGATGTTCTACACGAATACACATTGAAGAACAAGAAAATCAAAGACGACATCCTTCGGGCAATGGCCAGGCTACTGGAGCTTGAAGAAGATTGCATCGTTAACCAGTTCAGCGACAAGGCTCTAACTTATGCTAGATTCAATTACTATCCTCCATGTCCAAGACCTGATCTTGTCTTGGGCATCAAGCCTCACTCTGATGTCTTCCCTCTTACGGTTCTTCTCATGGATAAAGATGTCCAAGGACTGCAAGTTCTTAGAGATGGAACGTGGTACAATGTCCCAACTGTATCTAACTACACCTTGCTGATCAACGTTGGTGTTACCATGGAGGTAGCTATCTCTGAACCTCAAATAAATTTCTCCTACGTTTTGTGATGATGCAGATGTGCTAAAGTTTATTGTTGCCCGTTTCTGTCACAGATAATGACCAACGGGGTCTTCAGGGGTCCAGTGCACAGGGTCGTGACAAATGCTGAGAAAGAGAGGATCTCGGTGGCCGTGTTCTATGGTATGGATCCTGAGAAAGAGATTGGACCGATAGCTGATATGTTGAACGAGGAGCAGCCGGCGCGATACAGGAAAATGAAGAACAAGGACTTCCTAGTCGCGCACTATGAACATTTCACTCGAGGAGAGAGAGTTGTCGATTCATTA contains the following coding sequences:
- the LOC124670337 gene encoding protein SRG1-like — encoded protein: MADESWRLPNSVQQLASTVQEPPSRYLLREDEPLGRNLAGTEMPEPIPMIDLGLLSASNDADEAAKLRSALLTWGFFQVSNHGMEASLMDSVMTASRDFFRLPLEEKRKYSNLIDGKHFQIEGYGNDQVKTPNQRLDWSDRLHLKVEPEDERNLDHWPIRPEFFRDVLHEYTLKNKKIKDDILRAMARLLELEEDCIVNQFSDKALTYARFNYYPPCPRPDLVLGIKPHSDVFPLTVLLMDKDVQGLQVLRDGTWYNVPTVSNYTLLINVGVTMEIMTNGVFRGPVHRVVTNAEKERISVAVFYGMDPEKEIGPIADMLNEEQPARYRKMKNKDFLVAHYEHFTRGERVVDSLKI